The stretch of DNA TGGAAACTGCTCCTCGAAGCTGCGGACGATGACGAGCGTCAGGAGATTATCGCAAATGCGGGAGCGAAAGCACTCATCAATACGATTCTGGCGGTTGCTATCGCGGTCGCGCCTTGGCCGTATAACTTATTGGGACTTGTTCCCATTGCAATCCCGCCGCTCATGAGCGGCATAGCTTCATTATTCGGTGTTACATTGTTTTGGAAATTTCACGGTAAATTTTGATTTTTCGGACACACCACCACAATGGATACGTGAACTTTGACCTGGGGAAACTGTGATGGTTAATCAGAAATTCAAGGTTTTATTCCTTACCACCCGCGCTCGCGAGCTGTTCCCGCAGAGCCTTGTGACGATTGCCAATGTGACCGCATTGGACGTGACAGACGTTGCGGCTGCTCCCATACTCCATAACATTGCCCCTGACTGGATAATCTGCTGCAGCGTGCCCGTGGAGCATAGAATCGCGCCGATTCTTGCCATGCTGAAGGCCAAGGGGCTGCCAATTCTCGGTCTCGGTCCGACACACACGGATATGGTTGACGTTGTGCTCTCCAAGTTCACGCCGATACATTCGATGCGCAGCGCCTGTCATCTGCTAATCATGCTCTCGCAAACGAAGGCAGAGACAAAGGTAAAAGAGGAATTCCCTCCGTTGGATCTTAAGGACCTGATCGAGATTCTTGAGCGTGCGGTCAATCTCCGGGTTCCCGGCAGCCACGAGCGCGCCATTCGAATCGAAGCGCTGGCCGAACAGGTTGGACGGCATCTGCGTCTTTCCAAGCAGGAACTTGATGACTTGATGATTGCTGCAAGACTCCGTGAAATCGGTAAAATCGGCGTTCCGGACGAGTTGCTTTACACGGATCTGAGCGAAATGCCGCCGGAGCGGATTCGTATTTATGAGAATTACGCGGCGCTTGGGGCAGTGATTCTGCGCACGCTTCCGTCGCTGGAAGGTGTCGCCCTGTGTGTCGGATATCAGCTTGAGAATGTCGACGGAACCGGCCCATCCGGCGCGATGATGAACAAGATTCCGATTGGCGCGAGAATTCTGCGTGCTTGCATCGCGTTTGAGCGGCTGGATGCCGCTGAAGGCACCGAGCGCGCCGCTGACAATCTGACTCAGCTTTGGAGTAAGGCAAACACTCACTTCGATCCCAACGTTCTGGCGGCGCTCGATGCGACGGTCTCACAACGGGAATTCAAACCGGATGCAGACAGTTCTCTGATTCCTGTGGACGCATTAAGAGCCGGGATGCAGCTCGGACAGAGCCTGTATGACAGCAACGGATTCCGAATGCTTGCTTACGGGGCGGAAATCTCAGCTGCCAAAATCGACGCGATTGTCAGTTATCTTAAGCTCACGGGTCAGCGGGAGATTGCGGTCATCACCGAGTCCGTCGGCAAGCCGCACTCCATCGAATAGCGTTCTCCAAGCATTTATACGAAAAGCCCCTCTGCCTTCGCAGAGGGGCTTTCTATTTCCAAGAGAGGTGGAAATTACTTCATCAGAATCATCTTACGGGTCGCGCTGAAGGCACCGGCCTCCAGACGGTAGATATACATACCGCTGGTGAGGCTCGACGCATCAAAGTTCACCGTGTGACGTCCGGCGGCTTGCGGGCCGCTAACGAGCGTGGCGACTTCCTGGCCAACCAGGTTGAAGATACGCAGGCTGACGTTCGAAGCTTCAGCCAATTCGAAGCTGATGTTGGTCTCCGGGTTGAACGGGTTGGGGAAGTTCTGATCGAGTGCGAACTTCGCAACCACACCATTCGGAGCATCCGGCGTAGCGCTGGTCGCAGCCAACACTTCGCTCGAACCATTCACATCAACCGATTCCAGCGTATAGGTGTAGGTGACGCCGTTGGTCACGCCGTTATCCACCCACGAGTAGCTGTGGCCAGCCGTGCTGTTCGTCGCGGCAATCTCGGTCGCCTTCACGCCATCACGGAGGATGTTGAAGTGATCCAGATCGGTCTCGCTGACGGTGCTGAAGTTGACGGTCACTTGACGGTCACCTGCGACGGCATCAAACGACGCGACTTCGGCGGCCAACTGATCGTCAAAGCTCAAGCAGAAGCAGCCCGAGCAAAGGCTGAAGATTTCGATTTCCCAGTAGCCGTCATGATTCCAGCGATAGGCGATTTCCATACAATCGCTGAATCCGGACCAATCCGTGGGGCTGGGGAAGAAGATTCCGCCGCCCAAAGTGAAAATGGACGGGGGAGTAATGGGCTGACATGCAACATCACAGTCGCTAGACGACGGGTTGCAACCCGCGACGGCGGTGATGACAGGGATACCGGCCTGATCAAGATCCGCTCCGACGAGGAAGAAGTTGATCAGTCCGAATTGGCAAACCTGAATACAAGCGGACTCACCGAGGTGAAGCTCCGCAGGATAGCTGGGCGTGCACTGCGCCTGCACCGAATTCGGAGCGGCGATAAACAGCGCTGCGGCCAGCATCATAATAGCAAATACCTTTTTCATGCGGTCAATCTCCGTGGTTTTTGTGGTCATCCTACGTGGTGCTTGGAAGTGCTGTAATCTTACTTCAGATAGAGCATCTTCTGCGACGCGGTGAATTCACCGGCCGTCAGCGTGTACATATACACGCCCGTAGCAAGGCCTTCAGCCGACCAGTTCACCGTGTGGACGCCAGCAGCCATCGTGCCGTTAACCACAGTGGCAACCTCACGACCCAGCATGTCATAGACCTTCAGGCTGACGTTGCCGGCAACCGGGAGGCTGAAATTGAAGCTGGTCTGAGCGTTGAACGGATTCGGGTAATTCTGGGCCAGTTCGTAGTTAAGTGCCACAGCGCCGCTCTGCGGAGTCGCTTCGGCAACAACGGATTGACCGTCGATGTTGTAAACGCTGACGTTGCCGTTCACGTCTTCAACATGGAGTTTGTAGTAATAGGTCTTGCCATTGGTGACATCGTTGTCAACAAAGGTGTAGTTGTTACCCGTGGCGTTATTGGTGGCTTCGATCGCGGCCAGACCATAATAGCCGAAGTCGCGATTTTCGCTGCGGGTAATACGGAACTCACGCAAATCAGATTCGCTCATCGTGCTCCAGTTCAACGTCACCTCGCCGTCACCGGCAACAGCGTCAAAGCCATTGATTTCGACGGGCAGGATGAAGTCCGAACGCCAGATGCAGACGCAACCGGGGTCAACGCCGCAATAGGACATCGTCAAGAAGAGCAAGCAGTTCGGGAACACGCGAATGTTCCAGTTGAAGAGTGACCAGTCCACGCCGGCGCAATCCGGATTGTCGCAATGCGAACCTTCAGCCGGGTTGCAACGGTTGGTCACCGTGATTTCAAGGGTACCCGGCGTATGGCCCGGATCTTCGCATTCAATCGGAATCACGAACGTGCCGTGGCAGATCGTGGCGCAGAACGCGGAATTGATGGGAATCGACGCCGGCAGAACCGGGGTGCAGCCGTCCGTCACGTATTCAAGAGTCTGTCCGTCCAGAGTTTGAACGTTGTTCCAGTCAAAAATGTCAACCGTGTATTCAAGCTGGCTCCAGTCCAAGCTCCAAACCTGAACTTGTGCGCCGACCTGAACCGACTGACCAATCTCGAGGTCACCTACAAACATGTCCAACTCGCACCAGTGGAAGTCCGTGTTCTCGGCCACGATTCCATCCACATACTGACCTGTCGATTCATCCCAGCGCTGCGGCAGACCGCAGGCGGCCGGAAGATGAATGAACGACACGATTGCGTTAAACGGGGTCGCATCGCCGAAGATCAAGTGCATTTTCTGATTCTGTTCATCGAATGCCAACGTGGCATCATCCAAAGCGAGGGCGTTCCCACAAAACAGGGCAGCCAACGCAAGGACCAAAACAAGTCGCATTTTCTTCATCCCACACCTCTCTAAATGGTCAAATGGCCGCGCCTAAGAGACATGCCTGCCTCTCGGCGCTCTTTCGCTTTTCGTAACTGTGATAAATATAGTTTCTGGGAGCAAACCTGTCAAGCTTTCTGATGAGAAATATAAAATTTTGAGGCACTTGACTAACATCAAGCGGGGATATTAGTTCTTTGTTTAATACTATGTGCATATTGAGTTTATCGATATGTCTGCAGCCCGTTTCAGAGTGACATTGTCGCCTAGCTGTCCACCCTGTGGGTCTCTTGGATTGAGGTCTCCCGAGGGTGCCTCCTGCAAGCTAGTTTATTGGCCTATTCTGTGTCGAAAGAACAGGTTTTCTGCACAAATAGTGGTTATCCTGTCAATTTCTGTGATGCTTATGCTATGTATTTCCGATAACTTAGCTGCTATCTCACGTGTGAAAAAAGGTTCACATCTTTTGCCCCGGTGAGGCACCGGTGCCATAAATGGAGCATCCGTTTCGAGCAAAATTCGGTCAAGCGGAAGCCGGGCGGCAAGTGCCGGAAGGGTCGAGTTCTTGTAGGTGATGTTCCCCGTAAATGAGATGTGAAATCCGGCATCAAGAACACGTTTGGCGTATTCATAGTCTTCCGAGAAGCAGTGGAACACCCCTTTGCGATTGCCCGCAGACTCGATTATCTCAATCGTGCGCAGACCCGCCGCGCGGTGATGTATCACCACGGGCAGGTCCACACGGCGGGCGAGTTCGAGAAGTCTTTCAAAGAGTTTCTCCTGCTCTTTGATATTCGTTTCTCCGCGATAGATGTCCAGGCCGATCTCACCCACTGCCACCACCGCGGGGTCACCGACTGCGGCTTCAATCCAATCGAGATCGTCCTCAGTTATCCTGGATGTCTCGCTCGGATGCACTCCTAATGCGCAGAAAACCTGACCGGGAAAACGGTTCACCAATTCGAGGCATTGTTCACCGGTCTCCTTGTCAACGGCGATTGTAATCGCCCGGTCCACGCCGCCCGCTTTCGCGCGCGCCATAACTTCGTCAAGGTCGTCTGCAAAATGTTCGTAATAGAGATGGCAGTGGGTGTCAATCATTACTTCAGGTATTGGAGTTTGGTCGTGTCGCGCAGTTTGCCCTGCAAATCCACCAGTGACACGAAATACGTGCCGCTTGAAAGTTGCTGCGGATTGAAGCGGATACTTCCCGAGCTTTGCAGGAGTTCCGCAAACTGTCTGACCAACCGGCCTGTGATGTCGAAAACTTCTATGCGAGCTGACTGATTATGAGGAAGTCTGTAGTGAATGGTCGTCTCGCCGTTAAACGGATTGGGAAAGGCAGTCACGGAATAATCGCGAGGAAGGTGGGGAAATTCTTCCGCCCGCGCGGTTTCCCCTTCGGACACGTTCAGCGTAATATTGGAACCAACATTGACAAAATAGTCTCTTGCTCCCGAGGGCCAGCGAATCTCGACCGAATCGGCAGTCACCGCGTCTCCCAAGCCGAAATGCACCGACAGGCTGTTGTGTCCGCAGAAGCTGTTCTGCGTGTTCACTTCGCGAATCTGCCACATGGAGACGCCGCCAATTACGGCTTTCATCCTGACCACGGCTCCGACTCCCGACCGATTGCTTTCCGTGCCGGTCAGTTTCAACTTCAGCCAGTGATTTCCGTTTGTCGTCTCGTTGCGGTAGAAACCTTGTGCGGCTCCAACACCCGAGAAGAATAAGTCAAGGTCGCCGTCGTCGTCATAGTCGCTCGCGGCAGGGCAGCGAAAAACACCCGCCACAGTGAACGGTGTCATCAGGCTCTCGAATTCGCCGTTTCCAAGATTACGGTAATACTTGTTTGTGCCTGTCTCGTTTGAGATAACGCAGTCGAGCCAGCCGTCGTTATCAAAGTCGCCCCAGCAATTTCCCAGTGACGTTTGCCGATCGGTGACAATCGCCCCTTCGATAATCTGCACATAGGCGCCATTATCGTTGCGATAGAAGTCGTTGCGTCTGCCGCCGTTGAATCCCGCTGTGTAGTTCGTGATGTAGCAATCGAGGTCGCCGTCATTGTCGAAATCAATCCAGTTAATGTTCTGGCCATCGCGCGCTGTCCCGGTCAAATTGTTGCCCGTCCAATGAGCTAACTCCGCCGTCCCGGTTTGTGCAAGCGTGTTGCGGTAGAAATAATCCACTCCGGGAGCGGATACCGGGCCGCTGCCGATATTGAAATCCAGATCTCCATCGAGATCAAAGTCCGCGAAGCTACCTATCGTGTATGCTGCCAGTCCGGTCACGACATCGCTGTCCGTTATCCGGGTAAAGGAGTAGTTCGGAGGCCCGTCGTTGCGAAACATGATGTTGGGTATGCTTGGATTCCCCAGAAAGCCCGCCGGATGCGTGACAATCATATCCACATTGCCGTCACTGTCATAATCCCCCCACGCGCAGGACCAGCCGCGGTAGTCGTGTCCGCTGAAACCGATGTCGCCTTCATCAATCGGAGTGAACAGGTCGTTGCCTTCATTGCGATAGAGAATCGAATTGGGCGAGCCGGACAAGTAGAGGTCGGGGTCTCCGTCGTTGTCGTAGTCCGCCCAACTTCCGCCTGAGCCAAGGCCGGTATTGGCGATGATTCCGATGCCGACATTGACGAATGCTCCGTTGCCGTCATTGCGGTACAGCAAGTTGCGGTTTACCCACAGGTCGTCGTCTCCGTCAAGATCATAGTCCACCCAAGCGCAGCCGCGATATCCGGATGTTCCGGGAGTGACGGCCGCTTCATTCTGCGGGTCGGTGATTCGAACAAACGTTTGCGACTGCGCGACCGTGCCGACCAAGCACATCATTCCTACCAGAGTTTTGCGAATCGTTGCAAGCATGTTAGCCTCCTGCGGGTTGTTGGTTTGCTTGCGAACCGGATACTCAGACCCACTCTTTATACCCCGATTGCGCCGATTCGTTGATTATTCGATGACGTATGTTTACTCCGAAGCAGTTGTTATGTTTGGGGTCGGATGTGCGATCGAAACGGCCAGTCCAGCAGTTTCCCAAAAGCTGTCTTTTCAACGAGAAGCACGAGCAGCGCGTTCATCAAAATGCTTGCCAACACAAACGAGTACACAACATTCTGAATCATCTCGCCGCCTTCCACTCCCGCTTGAAGGGGGATAGAGGCAAGCGTCGCAGCAGCCAGTCCGCGGGGAGCCATCGTGCTCACCAACGTCGCGTCCCGGGGGGGCATGCTCTTCGGCGATATCAGCCACACCACGGGATAGCGGACTACAAAAATCACTCCGGCGATGAGCGCGCCGATCGCAGTGTGCTCTAGATTGTCAAACCGGATAGACAGACCAATATACACAAAGAAGAATGTCTTAATTAGAAAAACTGCATCGGCGAAGAAGTTCTTTTCCTTGTCCACTAAACAAATCGGGTCGGAAGGAAGTTTTTTTGTTAGCCACCCAAGTTTAAAAAGTTCAATGTTTCCCAGCGTAACACCAAAAGCAAGCGCCGCGATCGCCCCCGACATGGCCGCAAGTTCTGCCAAACCGTACACAACGAACACAAATGCCGGTGTCATAAAAATTGAGTTGTGAATCTCGCGTGCCCAGCTGAGAAGATAAGACCAGGCAATGCCTGCGACAGTTCCGACGACGACCGACGGCAAAAACGCCAGCAGGATGCCTCCGATGACGGGTAGCGCATTCACCGTTCCGGACTCATAGGCATTTAGAATTCCCAGCATGACCACGATGCATAACACGTCCGTCAGAGCCGACTCCAAAACCAGCATTGATTTCGTTTCCTTCTGGATATGCAGGTCGCGGGCCAAGGGAATGACGACTGCCGAAGCTGTGCCCGCAACGATTGAGCCAAACATGAGAGACTCTATGACCCCTAAGTGCATCCACTCGACCGCACAGATTGTTGCCGTTGCCATGCTCGCCAAGAATGCCGCTACCGTCAGATTTGTCGCTCCGCGCAATGATCGCCGCAAATCATGCAAGTGTATGCCGATTCCGCCCTCAAAGAGCATCACAATCAATGCGACAGTCGTGAACACGGGACCGACACGACCGAAGTCTTCACTCGACACAATCTTCAGACCCGGTCCGATGATTAAGCCGATAACCGTCAACAGCAGGACGTCCGGAACCCGTGTTCGTCGAAAGATACCCGTGAACAGGTGAGACATAAACACCAGTGCGCCGACGAACGCGATAACGAGTGCGACGTTCATTCGCTAAATGGTTTCCAGTTTCGTGTTTGGATAGTAGTGCGCGAGAATTTTCTTCATGCTCCATCCGTCTTTTGCCATCGCCACAGCGCCGAGTTGGCACAAGCCGACGCCGTGTCCCCAGCCGCCGCCGAGTAGAATGATATGAGTTTGTGTATGCGTGACGATGAAGTACGAGGAGGGGAGATGCGAGTCAGACAGCGCGCGGCGGATTTCCAGCTCACCATACAGCACAGTCTTGCCCTTGTCACCCGTGAGGTGCAGCTCGGTGATTCGTCCGGACGGACTGCGGTGCTTGACATGGAGCACCTGTATCGCGCCGATATCCACACCCGTCTTGCGCGTGAAGAGTTCGCCAAGCTTCTGTTTGTTGTAATCGCGAGTCCAGCGAAACAGTTTGTCTTCGTCCCACGGATGCGGATAAGAATAGTCTGCGGGATTGCAGTAAGCATGAGGCGGATGTTTCAGAAACTGCTCCGCTTCCCGCTCTTTACTTAAGTCCGGCACCTTGAAATCACCGCACGGCCGGACCGCGAAATAGCCCGGCTCCTCTTCTCCCCATACCTCTGCAAACAGGTCACTTGCTCCGCCACAGGATTTGGCGTAGCGCGCATCGGCGACTCTGTTTCTGTGGAGCAGGATGACTCCGCTTGTGGCGCGAATGGGTTCGATGACCGCATCGGCTTCGCGGGCTATGCCTTGATAGCATTGACAGTGGTCGTCGTGGCACAAATCAAAGCCGTCAGAGTAGTGGTGGCGATTTGCAGTTGCCAAAACTGTTGAGCGGGCCGCGACGGCTTGCGCTTGCGAAAACGCGGCGGGTAGATCGTGTCTCATCTCCGAGCCGACTGCGGTTTCCACATATTGCTCAAGCGGCAGATGATTTGCCGCGCTTAATCCTCCGTCTGGAGTTGCAAACAGCTCAAGGTCACCACGATAGGTCAGCGATTCACGGCGTTCCCAATGAAAGCCGCGGCCGATGGGGACGTTTTGCAATGTGAAGGTTGAATGGTCATCCAATGGAGTCAGTTTCACACGCACGACCGTTGCGGAGAAGTCCGCCTGCGAGAACTCAAATCGTGTCTTCATCTCTGGCCGCGTCAGGCGCACGAGCGTCAGTCCGATGGGCTGCGTGTCACGCAGAGCGTTCATCACCTGTGCAGCTTCGTCTCGTGACTCAAGTTTGATAACGGGCCACCAAACTCGGTTGTCGAGCGTGCCGAGTTTCGTCTCCCACTTCTTTCCGGCTTCGAGAACTTCTCCGCGCGCAAGCAGCTCAGCGGCAGCTACTTTGTTCAGCAGTCTCTGTGCGCTTTCCTCTGTGAGGCATTCACCGAGTCGAACCGCCCATTCGAGCTGAGGCTGAGAGGTGTTGTTTGCCCGTGCGAAAAGGTCGCCGCTGATATTCTGCCGGTCAAGCCAGCGATTGCAATCGGTAAAGCATTGCGCGCTGAAGCGGCCGTTTAGCGTGCCGCGAATTTCGGGCTCGTTCCAGAGCAGGCCGATGGAGATGTTTATCAATATTGGAAATGGAAAATGGAAAATAGAAAAGTATGAATTCCCTCCGCTTCAGCGGGGGGACGGAACGGGGCTTAACGCATAACAAAACACCGCCGCCGCAGTGACGAGATTCAGGCTCTCGGCTTGGCCTTGTGGGGTTAGCGTGAGTTTGCGGGTGCAGCTTTCTTCTAACTCAGAAGTCAGGCCGCGGGTTTCATGGCCGAGGACGAGCAGTTTGGGAGATTTCAACTGCAATTTAGCAGATACCTCTTCTCCGCCGTGCGCAACCAACGCAATGGAATCGCCCTTCCATTTCTTGATCACGACGGATACATCTTCCACTTCGCGGACGGGCTGATGAAAAATGGAGCCCATGGAGCCGCGCACGACTTTTTCATTCCAAACGTCGGCGGAGCCCGAACCGAGAATCAATTCCGACACGCCAAAAAAGTCCGCCACGCGAATCAGCGCGCCGCAGTTGCCGGGGTCGCTGACCTGTTCACACAATAACGTGATGCCGCTTTTGCGCGCGGGAAGTTTGAATTGTTTGCCAATCGCCACGATGCCTTGCGTGGCTTCGACCTGCGAGATGCGCTGAAACACGTCCGAGTTGATTTTGTAGCTCAGAAGCTTGGGATGTTCGCGTGTCAGAAGCTCCCAGCGATCCGATTCGGTGCTCAACACCAACAGGCAATCCACCGCTTTCGCTTTCAACGCTTCGCGCACGCAGACTTCGCCTTCAATCAAAAACAGACCCGACTCGCGCCGGAACTTCTTCTGCGAGAGCCTGGCCCAATCGGCAACTTGTTTGCGTGTGGGGGTGAGGAGGTCGGTCATGGGCGTCCAATTGCTAGGGAGTGTACGCGGAAGCTTCCGCCGGATGATTCCGTGTTGTAGCTACGTTACGCTTGCCCAGTCACAGCAGATAAGAACGTGATAGAACAGCAACGTGTATTCGAGATTAGTCGTTGTATCCCGCCCACATGCAAATTGCCGTGAATACGGATATACCGATTCCCACTAGGGGTCCAGCTATCCACTGTTGAAGCATCACGAGATCTGCAAATGTAAAAAGCAGTATTAGTGGTGGCCAGACGAGAATTTTGCCTATCGGGCTTTCATTACCAAAGACATCGGACAAGAACTCTCCTCTCTCATTATAGCCTTGGATTCCCATGACCATCAACCCTCCCACGTAGACTAGTGAATTCTGAGGGGCAGGCAAGAAATTTTGAGCAATGCTTGCGAGTAAGAATAGTACTGGAAGTATCGCATGCGCACCGCCTTCGTGTAACAAGGATCCCGCAGCAAAGCCACCCACCAATGCGGCCGAAAGGCCTATTACAAGTGCCATTAAGATCAGACTTAGGATAATCATCTCGATGAACCAGACTCCACCTGTCAACACAACACCGACAAGCATAGCGCCTGCTCCTAAATACAACATTCGTTCCTGATCTTCAGAAAGCCCTAATGGTTGAATTGCTATTGCCAACGCCCTAAAAATTACGAGTGCGAGATATAGCAAGGCTGCTAGCAAGGAGATTGCGAACCAGTCCGGCATTTCGGACCAAACAGTTCGAAATTTCGGCAACATTGTCCATGTCCGATTTAGCGCGCGTTGCGTGTCCTCGTCTATTCGTCCCGAGGGATTCAGTCCATGATCCGTCTGAAATTTGATAACCGCTTGACGAGTTTTCTGACCAAGAATTCCATCCAGCGGACCGGGATCGTAGCCTAACGACTTCAGTTGCTTTTGAACTGATAGAATATCACTTTCGGAAAGGCTCTGAGAATACGAGTCTTGACCAACTAGACACAAGACAACGAGAATCGTAGCAAGCATCGACCGTAATGACTTCATAGTCCGTTCTCTGAAATGTCTCCCTCCGGATGATTGCATCGCAAGTGGATTGTAAACAAGGCTTGCTACTCACCGAAAGGTGTTTGCACTTGTCTGGCTGGAGGAGAATCTCTAATAATCCTGTCAGGTTGCGATAAGCATAACACGGATCAACAGAGCATTCCCAGCAGTGTTTTGAGATTAACTCTCTTCTAAGTCGGGATATTCCTATTTCGTCCTCAAAAACCCGTCTTTCCAAAGACCGATGCCGCCCACGACCATCACCGCAAGCCAAACGAGCGCGAGCGTTTTGTTGAGCAGCAAGAGATAGCCAAGCCCCAAAGTCATGCCAAACACAAGCGCCATGCCCCATGCGAAACCGCGCAACGCACGCGCGCTGGACTCGGGTTTGGGGATGATCAAGCCGTTGGCGCGCGCATAGTCTTTGACGGGACCCCACGCACCGTATGGTTTCGTGCGGCGGAAGAACTCGGCGAGTTTATCCAACGGCGCGGGTTTGGTGAGCAGCGTGACGGCCATCCACACAACCGCCGAGCCGAATGTAATCACGAGCAATCTTGCACCGAAATGCAATCCGGACGCACTAAACAGATAGACGGTTATTACGCTGGACGCTATCATGGCGGAAATTTCGCTCCATGCATTCACGCGCCACCAGAACCATCTCAAAATATACACTGGGCCTGTTCCTGCACCGAACGCGATGACAAATTTGAACGCGTCGGTCACGCTTTGCGTATAGTAGGCCGCCAGCGCCGCCGCAACCAGCACGACTGTCGTCGCGACCATGCTCATGCGGATGTAGTGGCGGTCGTCGCGCTTGGGAGCAAAGAGCGGCTTATAGAAATCGGTCACGAGATAGCTCGCGCCCCAATTCAACTGCGTCGAAATCGTGCTCATAAAAGCCGCAATCAACGACGCCACCAACAGACCCTTCAAACCAGACGGCAGCAGTTCCATCATCAGGCGCGGATAGGCTTGCTCAGGATCTTCAATCACAGGATAGATTATCATCGAAGCCAGCGCGACCAATACCCACGGCCACGTGCGGAAGGCCAGATTGGTCAAACTGTACCACAACGTCGCTAGCAGCGCGTGCTGTTCATTTTTGCACGCGTTCTGCTTTTGAATGACCTTGCCGCCGCCGTCGCTATTCACATTTGCCCACCACGTGACAAAGCTGTAGGTCGCAAAGCCTAAAAACGCCGGTGTCCAAAATTCGGCCGAAAACATCGAACCCGCGCCCGGAGACGGTGTCAAATGCAAAATCTGCGGGTTTTCGGCCACCTTCATCACTCCGTCCTTCAACGCTTGCAGGCCGCCGACTTCGTTAACCGCGTACATCGCAAAAATGATCGCGCCGCCCTGCATGATGACATACTGCACCATATCCGTCAGAGCAACTCCCCATTGCCCGGAAAGCAGGGTGTAGAAATAAGCCAATCCCGTGAACAAAATGATCGCGGTCGGTTTGTCCCAGCCGACAGCTTCGTTCATGATTTTGAACATGGCCAAAATCACCCAGCCCATGGCAATCACGTTGATGGGCAGGGCCAGCCACAGTGCACGAAATGTTCTGAGGCCGCGCGTCACCGGCGTGTCGCCGTAGCGAAGAATGGTAAGCTCAACATCTGTCAACACCTTCGCGCGCCGCCATAGCTGAGCCAGAAAGAACGTTGCGAACAGCGAGCCGATGCCAAAGCACCACCATTGCCAGTTCTCATAAACCCCCGCCGTGCGCACCAGTTTGGTCACGTAGAGCGGCGTGTCGCACGAGAAAGAGGTCGCCACCATCGTCGTGCCCGCAATCCACCACGGCAGCGCCCGACCGGCCAAGAAGTATTCTTCGGTCGAGGAGTGAGCGCGCTTCGTCATCACCAAACCGACAATGAGGCTCAGGACGTTGTAAGCAACGATAATTGTCCAGTCAAAGCTTGAAAGCATATGGATGTCTTTTTGAGACGGTACACTGTAAGATACATATTTTCAGCATAAAGGCAATGAGTTGCAAGCAAAAAAATGCCCGAACTTTGCAGTCCGGGCAATGCGAAGGTGATTTTTTTAGGTCAGGTCAGCCAGCCAAGAGTATATTTCAGTGACATGTATATGCCCACACAAAT from bacterium encodes:
- a CDS encoding T9SS type A sorting domain-containing protein, with the translated sequence MKKVFAIMMLAAALFIAAPNSVQAQCTPSYPAELHLGESACIQVCQFGLINFFLVGADLDQAGIPVITAVAGCNPSSSDCDVACQPITPPSIFTLGGGIFFPSPTDWSGFSDCMEIAYRWNHDGYWEIEIFSLCSGCFCLSFDDQLAAEVASFDAVAGDRQVTVNFSTVSETDLDHFNILRDGVKATEIAATNSTAGHSYSWVDNGVTNGVTYTYTLESVDVNGSSEVLAATSATPDAPNGVVAKFALDQNFPNPFNPETNISFELAEASNVSLRIFNLVGQEVATLVSGPQAAGRHTVNFDASSLTSGMYIYRLEAGAFSATRKMILMK
- a CDS encoding T9SS type A sorting domain-containing protein yields the protein MKKMRLVLVLALAALFCGNALALDDATLAFDEQNQKMHLIFGDATPFNAIVSFIHLPAACGLPQRWDESTGQYVDGIVAENTDFHWCELDMFVGDLEIGQSVQVGAQVQVWSLDWSQLEYTVDIFDWNNVQTLDGQTLEYVTDGCTPVLPASIPINSAFCATICHGTFVIPIECEDPGHTPGTLEITVTNRCNPAEGSHCDNPDCAGVDWSLFNWNIRVFPNCLLFLTMSYCGVDPGCVCIWRSDFILPVEINGFDAVAGDGEVTLNWSTMSESDLREFRITRSENRDFGYYGLAAIEATNNATGNNYTFVDNDVTNGKTYYYKLHVEDVNGNVSVYNIDGQSVVAEATPQSGAVALNYELAQNYPNPFNAQTSFNFSLPVAGNVSLKVYDMLGREVATVVNGTMAAGVHTVNWSAEGLATGVYMYTLTAGEFTASQKMLYLK
- a CDS encoding TatD family hydrolase → MIDTHCHLYYEHFADDLDEVMARAKAGGVDRAITIAVDKETGEQCLELVNRFPGQVFCALGVHPSETSRITEDDLDWIEAAVGDPAVVAVGEIGLDIYRGETNIKEQEKLFERLLELARRVDLPVVIHHRAAGLRTIEIIESAGNRKGVFHCFSEDYEYAKRVLDAGFHISFTGNITYKNSTLPALAARLPLDRILLETDAPFMAPVPHRGKRCEPFFTREIAAKLSEIHSISITEIDRITTICAENLFFRHRIGQ
- a CDS encoding VCBS repeat-containing protein — encoded protein: MLATIRKTLVGMMCLVGTVAQSQTFVRITDPQNEAAVTPGTSGYRGCAWVDYDLDGDDDLWVNRNLLYRNDGNGAFVNVGIGIIANTGLGSGGSWADYDNDGDPDLYLSGSPNSILYRNEGNDLFTPIDEGDIGFSGHDYRGWSCAWGDYDSDGNVDMIVTHPAGFLGNPSIPNIMFRNDGPPNYSFTRITDSDVVTGLAAYTIGSFADFDLDGDLDFNIGSGPVSAPGVDYFYRNTLAQTGTAELAHWTGNNLTGTARDGQNINWIDFDNDGDLDCYITNYTAGFNGGRRNDFYRNDNGAYVQIIEGAIVTDRQTSLGNCWGDFDNDGWLDCVISNETGTNKYYRNLGNGEFESLMTPFTVAGVFRCPAASDYDDDGDLDLFFSGVGAAQGFYRNETTNGNHWLKLKLTGTESNRSGVGAVVRMKAVIGGVSMWQIREVNTQNSFCGHNSLSVHFGLGDAVTADSVEIRWPSGARDYFVNVGSNITLNVSEGETARAEEFPHLPRDYSVTAFPNPFNGETTIHYRLPHNQSARIEVFDITGRLVRQFAELLQSSGSIRFNPQQLSSGTYFVSLVDLQGKLRDTTKLQYLK
- a CDS encoding cation:proton antiporter → MNVALVIAFVGALVFMSHLFTGIFRRTRVPDVLLLTVIGLIIGPGLKIVSSEDFGRVGPVFTTVALIVMLFEGGIGIHLHDLRRSLRGATNLTVAAFLASMATATICAVEWMHLGVIESLMFGSIVAGTASAVVIPLARDLHIQKETKSMLVLESALTDVLCIVVMLGILNAYESGTVNALPVIGGILLAFLPSVVVGTVAGIAWSYLLSWAREIHNSIFMTPAFVFVVYGLAELAAMSGAIAALAFGVTLGNIELFKLGWLTKKLPSDPICLVDKEKNFFADAVFLIKTFFFVYIGLSIRFDNLEHTAIGALIAGVIFVVRYPVVWLISPKSMPPRDATLVSTMAPRGLAAATLASIPLQAGVEGGEMIQNVVYSFVLASILMNALLVLLVEKTAFGKLLDWPFRSHIRPQT